A DNA window from Camelina sativa cultivar DH55 chromosome 17, Cs, whole genome shotgun sequence contains the following coding sequences:
- the LOC104754349 gene encoding ribosomal lysine N-methyltransferase set10 isoform X1, whose protein sequence is MANSEEEAKLERFLEWLQVNGAELRGCHIKYSDSQKGFGIFASSSSTQPSDDVLLVVPLDLAITPMRVLQDPLLGPECQQMFQQGQVDDRFLMILFLTLERLRINSSWKPYLDMLPTRFGNPLWFSDVDILELKGTNLYHATELQKKKLISLYHEKVEPLVKKLLILDGDSQSEVSFEHFLWANSVFWSRALNIPLPHSFVFPQSQEDVGEYPSTSHTPETDPASSNGDKDIQAQVPGASSLGPGDTVWVEGLVPGIDFCNHDLKPVATWEVDGTGLVSRIPSSMYLLSVAQQCIPNKEVSISYGNKGNEELLYLYGFVIENNPDDYLMVHYPVEAIPSIPFSDTKGQLLEAQKAQLRYLLPKSALNHGFFPQTTSKLRESDEKETVRSCSFSWSGQRKMPSYMNKLVFPEDFMTGLRTIAMQEEEIYKVSAMLEELVESRPDEQPSETEVRMAIWEACGDSGALQLLVDLLNAKMMKLEENSGTEEEDARLLGEACCDEEPSRDWDGRRMSRNKWSSVVYRRGQKQLTRLFLKEAEHALHLALSSSDHH, encoded by the exons ATGGCGAactcagaagaagaagcgaaaCTCGAAAGGTTCCTAGAATGGCTTCAG gTGAATGGAGCTGAATTAAGAGGCTGCCACATCAAATATTCTGACTCCCAAAAAGGATTTGGCATATTCGCCTCCAGCTCTTCCACTCAACCTTCCGATG ATGTCTTGCTTGTTGTGCCGCTTGATTTGGCCATTACCCCTATGAGAGTTCTTCAGGACCCTCTCCTCGGCCCAGAGTGTCAGCAAATGTTCCAACAAGGACAAGTCGATGACCGCTTTCTCATGATTTTGTTCCTCACTCTCGAGCGTCTTCGAATCAATTCTTCCTGGAAGCC GTATCTTGATATGCTTCCTACTCGATTTGGCAATCCTCTTTGGTTTTCTGATGTTGACATCCTCGAGCTCAAGGGGACAAACTTGTATCACGCAACCGAGTTACAG aagaagaagttgatttCGCTTTACCATGAGAAGGTGGAACCCCTGGTGAAAAAGCTTCTTATTTTGGATGGTGATTCCCAAAG CGAGGTCTCCTTTGAACACTTCCTCTG GGCAAATTCTGTATTCTGGAGTCGTGCCTTGAACATTCCTCTTCCACATTCTTTCGTGTTTCCACAAAGCCAGGAGGATGTCGGGGAATACCCATCAACAAGTCATACCCCTGAAACGGACCCAGCTAGTTCTAATGGGGACAAAG ATATTCAGGCTCAAGTCCCTGGCGCGTCATCTCTCGGACCCGGCGATACTGTGTGGGTTGAGGGACTTGTTCCTGGCATTGACTTTTGCAACCATG atttgAAGCCTGTAGCGACTTGGGAAGTTGATGGCACCGGATTGGTATCTAGGATTCCTTCCTCCATGTACCTTCTCTCGG TTGCACAACAGTGTATCCCAAACAAGGAGGTCTCGATCAGCTATGGTAACAAAGGAAATGAG GAGCTTCTTTACCTGTATGGATTTGTGATTGAGAATAATCCAGATGATTATCTCATG GTTCATTATCCTGTTGAGGCGATTCCGAGTATTCCTTTTTCTGATACCAAAGGGCAGCTTCTTGAAGCTCAG AAAGCTCAACTCCGGTATCTCCTGCCAAAATCGGCCTTGAATCATGGGTTCTTCCCACAAACCACATCAAAACTTAGAGAAAGTGATGAGAAGGAGACAGTGAGATCCTGTAGTTTCAGTTGGTCTGGGCAGCGTAAGATGCCCTCATACATGAACAAACTAGTTTTCCCAGAAGATTTTATGACTGGCTTAAGGACCATTGCcatgcaagaagaagagatttacAAGGTCTCAGCTATGCTTGAAGAG CTTGTAGAGTCAAGACCAGACGAGCAACCGTCTGAAACTGAGGTCAGGATGGCCATATGGGAAGCATGCGGGGATTCTGGAGCTTTGCAGTTACTTGTGGATCTCCTTAATGCAAA GATGATGAAGCTGGAAGAGAATTCGGgcactgaagaagaagatgctagGCTCCTTGGGGAGGCATGCTGCGATGAAGAGCCGAG TAGGGACTGGGATGGGAGAAGGATGAGCAGAAACAAGTGGTCAAGTGTAGTGTACCGTAGAGGACAGAAGCAGCTCACAAGACTGTTCTTGAAGGAGGCAGAGCATGCCCTTCACTTAGCACTCTCCTCCTCTGACCACCATTAA
- the LOC104754349 gene encoding ribosomal lysine N-methyltransferase set10 isoform X2 has product MANSEEEAKLERFLEWLQVNGAELRGCHIKYSDSQKGFGIFASSSSTQPSDDVLLVVPLDLAITPMRVLQDPLLGPECQQMFQQGQVDDRFLMILFLTLERLRINSSWKPYLDMLPTRFGNPLWFSDVDILELKGTNLYHATELQKKKLISLYHEKVEPLVKKLLILDGDSQSEVSFEHFLWANSVFWSRALNIPLPHSFVFPQSQEDVGEYPSTSHTPETDPASSNGDKDIQAQVPGASSLGPGDTVWVEGLVPGIDFCNHDLKPVATWEVDGTGLVSRIPSSMYLLSVAQQCIPNKEVSISYGNKGNEELLYLYGFVIENNPDDYLMVHYPVEAIPSIPFSDTKGQLLEAQKAQLRYLLPKSALNHGFFPQTTSKLRESDEKETVRSCSFSWSGQRKMPSYMNKLVFPEDFMTGLRTIAMQEEEIYKVSAMLEELVESRPDEQPSETEVRMAIWEACGDSGALQLLVDLLNAKMMKLEENSGTEEEDARLLGEACCDEEPRDWDGRRMSRNKWSSVVYRRGQKQLTRLFLKEAEHALHLALSSSDHH; this is encoded by the exons ATGGCGAactcagaagaagaagcgaaaCTCGAAAGGTTCCTAGAATGGCTTCAG gTGAATGGAGCTGAATTAAGAGGCTGCCACATCAAATATTCTGACTCCCAAAAAGGATTTGGCATATTCGCCTCCAGCTCTTCCACTCAACCTTCCGATG ATGTCTTGCTTGTTGTGCCGCTTGATTTGGCCATTACCCCTATGAGAGTTCTTCAGGACCCTCTCCTCGGCCCAGAGTGTCAGCAAATGTTCCAACAAGGACAAGTCGATGACCGCTTTCTCATGATTTTGTTCCTCACTCTCGAGCGTCTTCGAATCAATTCTTCCTGGAAGCC GTATCTTGATATGCTTCCTACTCGATTTGGCAATCCTCTTTGGTTTTCTGATGTTGACATCCTCGAGCTCAAGGGGACAAACTTGTATCACGCAACCGAGTTACAG aagaagaagttgatttCGCTTTACCATGAGAAGGTGGAACCCCTGGTGAAAAAGCTTCTTATTTTGGATGGTGATTCCCAAAG CGAGGTCTCCTTTGAACACTTCCTCTG GGCAAATTCTGTATTCTGGAGTCGTGCCTTGAACATTCCTCTTCCACATTCTTTCGTGTTTCCACAAAGCCAGGAGGATGTCGGGGAATACCCATCAACAAGTCATACCCCTGAAACGGACCCAGCTAGTTCTAATGGGGACAAAG ATATTCAGGCTCAAGTCCCTGGCGCGTCATCTCTCGGACCCGGCGATACTGTGTGGGTTGAGGGACTTGTTCCTGGCATTGACTTTTGCAACCATG atttgAAGCCTGTAGCGACTTGGGAAGTTGATGGCACCGGATTGGTATCTAGGATTCCTTCCTCCATGTACCTTCTCTCGG TTGCACAACAGTGTATCCCAAACAAGGAGGTCTCGATCAGCTATGGTAACAAAGGAAATGAG GAGCTTCTTTACCTGTATGGATTTGTGATTGAGAATAATCCAGATGATTATCTCATG GTTCATTATCCTGTTGAGGCGATTCCGAGTATTCCTTTTTCTGATACCAAAGGGCAGCTTCTTGAAGCTCAG AAAGCTCAACTCCGGTATCTCCTGCCAAAATCGGCCTTGAATCATGGGTTCTTCCCACAAACCACATCAAAACTTAGAGAAAGTGATGAGAAGGAGACAGTGAGATCCTGTAGTTTCAGTTGGTCTGGGCAGCGTAAGATGCCCTCATACATGAACAAACTAGTTTTCCCAGAAGATTTTATGACTGGCTTAAGGACCATTGCcatgcaagaagaagagatttacAAGGTCTCAGCTATGCTTGAAGAG CTTGTAGAGTCAAGACCAGACGAGCAACCGTCTGAAACTGAGGTCAGGATGGCCATATGGGAAGCATGCGGGGATTCTGGAGCTTTGCAGTTACTTGTGGATCTCCTTAATGCAAA GATGATGAAGCTGGAAGAGAATTCGGgcactgaagaagaagatgctagGCTCCTTGGGGAGGCATGCTGCGATGAAGAGCCGAG GGACTGGGATGGGAGAAGGATGAGCAGAAACAAGTGGTCAAGTGTAGTGTACCGTAGAGGACAGAAGCAGCTCACAAGACTGTTCTTGAAGGAGGCAGAGCATGCCCTTCACTTAGCACTCTCCTCCTCTGACCACCATTAA